agttcgtacaaaaaccaaaaaaaacggCCTTCACTTAAATACAAAtggaattttaaacaaaatgtcacGGTGTCGCTTAgtcattgaaaattaataaaatatcttCATCCGTACCATCAGCTATACGGGCATCAGTCATCTTGTCAAAAGACATCATGCAAACATCTGCAAAATAAGCAAATGTGAAGCTTCACAAGAAGGAGAAACTCTCCACTTACGTTCCCACTTACGATCTTTCATGATGGGATTCCGATAAAGAAACTTTCGCGAATGTAAATTGTAACCACACAAAACGATGTAATGTCCGGTATAGGCTGGAGCATATGGAAATGGAAAGCATGTCCTGAAAGGAAAAACAAAGGAAAAGCTTAATCGATAGTCAAAACAAACACAACAGCTCGCTCACCTTAGTTCGTTGGACAGTCGATTCGTTTTACACGAATCGCAATTCAACAGTCCAGAATTAATCAGCAAAATGATTGGTCCATGATTCGCCAAATGATCGATAAGCAAACGATTGTTCGCCGTCTTTTGCTCAATCACGATACCCATGGCCTTAGCCCGATCGAATTTATCCAGAACCCGTTCGGAATCTTTGTTCAGAATTTTGTCATAGTAATCGTTGCGCTCGTGATTCGGATTAATTCCAATCATTTGTGTCAAATATCTGTGACGAACATTGAATCTTCGCAGAATGTAGCACAGGTCGATGCTCCAGGTGCTTCTTTCGATTCGCTCCTCGCTGCAAATTGCTGAAAAATTGCATAGGAATTGGATGCGTTCGTTGTCTTTCAGTACCATAATGATGCAAGATAATCCGCAGTCCCATGTCGAATTTTGCGTGTAATGTACGAGGACATGTTCGATAAACGGTGGAAGAGTGTTTTGTTCTGTAAACTTGATCCTCATAATTTTCTGTTCAAGAAAATAACAAGTGCTGT
This DNA window, taken from Bradysia coprophila strain Holo2 unplaced genomic scaffold, BU_Bcop_v1 contig_151, whole genome shotgun sequence, encodes the following:
- the LOC119074898 gene encoding protein GUCD1; translated protein: MSNEQNTLPPFIEHVLVHYTQNSTWDCGLSCIIMVLKDNERIQFLCNFSAICSEERIERSTWSIDLCYILRRFNVRHRYLTQMIGINPNHERNDYYDKILNKDSERVLDKFDRAKAMGIVIEQKTANNRLLIDHLANHGPIILLINSGLLNCDSCKTNRLSNELRTCFPFPYAPAYTGHYIVLCGYNLHSRKFLYRNPIMKDHVCMMSFDKMTDARIADGTDEDILLIFND